From a single Kitasatospora azatica KCTC 9699 genomic region:
- a CDS encoding transglycosylase domain-containing protein — MASKRSSAAQRSRRRRTSPLELAGHGVTFLGVSILSGVLLAGLALPAVGAIGLGAKNGVESFDNIPDDFKTPTLSQASYIYDAKNNQIAKVYARDRTILTQDQMSLLTRQAQVDIEDNRFYQHGAIDPKGVLRAIGKNAASDAASQGASTLTQQYVKNVLVEEAGDDQAAYTEATKKSLGRKIKELKYAIKLEEELSKDQILTNYLNITFFGHQAYGIEAASQRYFGKSNKDLTIPEAATLAGLVQNPTAYDPIAHPKAAQTRRDTVIDKMLEAKHITAQQAKDAKATQLDLHYHEPQNGCITAGNGEGFFCDYVRKVVLSDPAFGASAQERNKLWTQGGLKIYTTIDPDKQAAAYKAVTTKVYVTDTVSAAMTMVQPGTGQILAMAQTRPYGLDNTKHQTVVNLNVDAAMGGGNGFQPGSTFKAIVAAAAIEGGKDLSQSYPSPASMPYPDMSTCGGPYKNRAKDVIPNDSPDEKGPFQMPEAMARSINTYFIQMEQEIGICAVKQMANKLGIKSMASGAALREVPAIALGTEEMSPLDMAGVYATFASRGIHCDPVAISSVVNIEGKKLPVPQANCNQVIQQNTADSINTLLKGVTEKGGTGAALSLDDGRMIAGKTGTADKRQAAWFDGYTPELVGVVWLGGPEGNVPMDRNIKIGGRSFYADNGVYGATGPGPIWQEAMSAAVAGSPASTFQVVPLPAAPAPTPSPDPNNPSDPNSPQATNAGATTPNPPPTDPFSLPPGVIGGPGGTTSKPPRPGHH; from the coding sequence ATGGCTTCGAAGCGCTCATCCGCAGCCCAGCGCTCCCGCCGACGGCGCACCTCCCCCTTGGAGCTGGCCGGCCACGGGGTGACCTTCCTGGGCGTCAGCATCCTCTCCGGCGTGCTGTTGGCCGGCCTGGCCCTGCCCGCCGTCGGTGCGATCGGCCTCGGGGCCAAGAACGGCGTCGAAAGTTTCGACAACATCCCGGACGACTTCAAGACGCCGACCCTCTCCCAGGCGTCCTACATCTACGACGCCAAGAACAACCAGATCGCCAAGGTCTACGCCCGCGACCGCACGATCCTGACCCAGGATCAGATGTCGCTGCTGACCCGCCAGGCCCAGGTCGACATCGAGGACAACCGCTTCTACCAGCACGGAGCGATCGACCCCAAGGGCGTGCTGCGCGCGATCGGCAAGAACGCCGCCTCCGACGCCGCGTCCCAGGGTGCCTCCACGCTGACCCAGCAGTACGTGAAGAACGTCCTCGTCGAGGAGGCCGGCGACGACCAGGCGGCCTACACCGAAGCCACCAAGAAGAGCCTGGGCCGCAAGATCAAGGAGCTCAAGTACGCCATCAAGCTGGAGGAGGAGCTGTCCAAGGACCAGATCCTCACCAACTACCTGAACATCACCTTCTTCGGGCACCAGGCGTACGGCATCGAGGCGGCCTCGCAGCGCTACTTCGGCAAGAGCAACAAGGACCTCACCATCCCCGAGGCGGCGACGCTCGCCGGGCTGGTGCAGAACCCGACCGCCTATGACCCGATAGCGCATCCGAAAGCCGCGCAGACCCGCCGCGACACCGTGATCGACAAGATGCTCGAGGCCAAGCACATCACGGCCCAGCAGGCGAAGGACGCGAAGGCCACCCAGCTCGACCTGCACTACCACGAGCCGCAGAACGGCTGCATCACCGCCGGCAACGGCGAGGGCTTCTTCTGCGACTACGTGCGCAAGGTGGTGCTCAGCGACCCGGCCTTCGGCGCCTCGGCCCAGGAGCGCAACAAGCTCTGGACCCAGGGCGGCCTGAAGATCTACACCACCATCGACCCGGACAAGCAGGCGGCCGCCTACAAGGCGGTCACCACCAAGGTCTACGTCACCGACACCGTCTCGGCCGCGATGACCATGGTCCAGCCCGGTACCGGCCAGATCCTGGCGATGGCCCAGACCCGGCCCTACGGCCTGGACAACACCAAGCACCAGACCGTGGTCAACCTCAACGTGGACGCCGCGATGGGCGGCGGCAACGGCTTCCAGCCCGGGTCCACCTTCAAGGCGATCGTGGCCGCAGCCGCGATCGAGGGTGGCAAGGACCTCAGCCAGAGCTACCCGTCACCGGCCTCGATGCCGTACCCGGACATGAGCACCTGCGGCGGCCCCTACAAGAACCGCGCCAAGGACGTCATCCCGAACGACAGCCCTGACGAGAAGGGCCCGTTCCAGATGCCCGAGGCGATGGCCCGGTCGATCAACACCTACTTCATCCAGATGGAGCAGGAGATCGGCATCTGCGCGGTCAAGCAGATGGCCAACAAGCTCGGCATCAAGTCCATGGCCAGCGGTGCGGCGCTGCGCGAGGTCCCGGCCATCGCGCTGGGCACCGAGGAGATGAGCCCGCTCGACATGGCCGGGGTGTACGCCACCTTCGCCTCGCGCGGCATCCACTGCGACCCGGTCGCGATCAGCTCCGTGGTCAACATCGAGGGCAAGAAGCTGCCGGTCCCGCAGGCCAACTGCAACCAGGTGATCCAGCAGAACACCGCCGACAGCATCAACACCCTGCTCAAGGGCGTGACCGAGAAGGGCGGCACCGGTGCCGCGCTGAGCCTGGACGACGGCCGCATGATCGCCGGCAAGACCGGTACCGCCGACAAGCGCCAGGCTGCCTGGTTCGACGGCTACACCCCCGAGCTGGTCGGCGTGGTCTGGCTCGGCGGCCCCGAGGGCAACGTCCCGATGGACCGCAACATCAAGATCGGCGGTCGCTCCTTCTACGCCGACAACGGTGTGTACGGCGCCACCGGGCCCGGCCCGATCTGGCAGGAGGCGATGAGCGCCGCCGTCGCCGGCAGTCCGGCATCCACCTTCCAGGTGGTCCCGCTGCCCGCCGCACCGGCGCCGACCCCGTCGCCGGACCCGAACAACCCCTCCGACCCGAACAGCCCGCAGGCCACCAACGCGGGCGCCACCACCCCGAACCCGCCCCCGACCGACCCGTTCAGTCTGCCGCCCGGCGTGATCGGCGGCCCCGGTGGCACCACCAGCAAGCCGCCCCGGCCCGGACACCACTGA
- a CDS encoding RidA family protein, which translates to MGAVESRLAELGLTLPEVAAPVAAYVPAVRNGDQVLTSGQLPMVKGKLENTGKVGAEVTAEEAKALAQICALNALAAVKSVIGDLDKVEQVVKVVGFVASAPDFTGQPGVVNGASELLGQVLGAAGVHARSAVGVAVLPLDAPVEVEIQVRVRD; encoded by the coding sequence ATGGGTGCCGTTGAGAGCCGGCTGGCCGAACTGGGCCTGACCCTGCCCGAGGTGGCCGCCCCGGTGGCCGCGTACGTCCCCGCTGTGCGCAACGGCGACCAGGTGCTGACCTCCGGCCAGCTGCCGATGGTGAAGGGCAAGCTGGAGAACACCGGCAAGGTCGGCGCCGAGGTGACCGCCGAGGAGGCCAAGGCGCTGGCGCAGATCTGTGCGCTCAACGCGCTGGCCGCCGTGAAGTCCGTGATCGGTGACCTGGACAAGGTCGAGCAGGTGGTCAAGGTGGTCGGCTTCGTCGCTTCGGCCCCCGACTTCACCGGCCAGCCGGGTGTGGTGAACGGTGCCAGCGAGCTGCTCGGCCAGGTGCTCGGCGCCGCCGGGGTGCACGCCCGCAGCGCGGTCGGCGTGGCTGTGCTGCCGCTGGACGCGCCGGTCGAGGTGGAGATCCAGGTCCGGGTCCGGGACTGA
- a CDS encoding helix-turn-helix domain-containing protein has translation MSDRLLDIAGASTPALYRVADAMLLLNMSRSVIYDLIRRGRLRTVNEGRSRLIPASAITEYVALLEREAGVAR, from the coding sequence ATGTCTGATCGCCTGCTCGACATCGCCGGCGCCAGTACCCCGGCTCTCTACCGGGTGGCAGACGCCATGCTGCTGCTGAACATGAGCCGGAGCGTCATCTACGACCTGATCCGCCGGGGTCGCCTCCGGACGGTCAACGAGGGCCGCAGTCGGCTGATCCCGGCATCCGCCATCACCGAATACGTCGCGCTCCTCGAACGCGAAGCGGGGGTGGCCCGATGA
- a CDS encoding NUDIX hydrolase has translation MAADLPGSTHLVPPAALPMPPSWPARIRALAAGRLTPPVPKPAATVVLLRDGAAGPQAYLLRRRSSMAFAAGMYAYPGGGVDPRDAEQAPAWAGPSPEQWAARLGVDRATAQAVVCAAVRETFEEAGVLLAGPDAVTMAPEQDWSAERAALEAHELSFAEFCREQGLVLRSDLLGGWARWVTPAFEERRYDTWFFVAALPSGQRAAREVGEADRVAWLSPAEAVQGYAEGRYGMLPPTISVLRELSALRTAGEALEASERRTLTPVLGQAELTGDRMTIRWSGYEELTIDGDYPEEGPQTDDPQ, from the coding sequence ATGGCTGCTGATCTGCCCGGCTCGACACACCTCGTGCCCCCGGCCGCGCTTCCGATGCCGCCGAGCTGGCCCGCCCGGATCCGGGCGCTGGCGGCCGGTCGGCTGACTCCACCGGTGCCCAAGCCCGCGGCGACCGTGGTGCTGCTGCGCGACGGCGCCGCCGGGCCGCAGGCGTACCTGCTGCGGCGGCGCAGCTCGATGGCTTTTGCGGCCGGCATGTACGCCTATCCGGGTGGCGGCGTGGACCCGCGCGATGCCGAGCAGGCGCCCGCCTGGGCCGGCCCCAGCCCCGAGCAGTGGGCGGCCCGGCTCGGGGTGGACCGGGCGACGGCGCAGGCGGTGGTCTGCGCGGCGGTGCGGGAGACCTTCGAGGAGGCCGGCGTGCTGCTGGCCGGCCCTGATGCCGTCACCATGGCACCGGAGCAGGACTGGAGCGCCGAGCGGGCCGCACTGGAGGCGCACGAGCTCTCCTTCGCCGAGTTCTGCCGGGAGCAGGGCCTGGTGCTGCGCAGTGACCTGTTGGGCGGCTGGGCCCGCTGGGTGACGCCGGCTTTCGAGGAGCGTCGGTACGACACCTGGTTCTTCGTCGCCGCGCTGCCGTCCGGACAGCGGGCCGCGCGCGAAGTGGGCGAGGCGGACCGGGTGGCCTGGCTCTCCCCGGCCGAGGCCGTCCAGGGCTATGCCGAGGGGCGGTACGGCATGTTGCCGCCGACCATCTCGGTGCTGCGCGAACTGTCGGCGCTGCGGACGGCGGGCGAGGCGCTCGAAGCGTCCGAGCGGCGCACACTGACCCCCGTACTCGGGCAGGCCGAGCTGACGGGAGATCGTATGACCATCAGATGGTCCGGGTATGAGGAGCTGACCATCGATGGTGACTACCCCGAGGAAGGACCCCAGACCGATGATCCACAATGA
- a CDS encoding MBL fold metallo-hydrolase yields MSASSRSGALPGDPADTVGGAATARALCLLAPNPSPMTLDGTNTWLLCEPGSELAVVVDPGPLDEGHLRTVIDAAERQGRRIALTLLTHGHHDHAAGAARFAELTGTQVRALDPAHRLGDEGLHGGQVIEVGGLELRVVATPGHTADSLTFHLPADGAILTGDTVLGRGTTMVAHPDGVLGDYLDSLRRLRGLAAEHGVHTVLPGHGPVLADALGTVEYYLAHRAARLAQVETAVEAGYRTAEQVVARVYADVDKALWPAAELSVRAQLRYLEDHGLI; encoded by the coding sequence GTGAGCGCTTCCAGCCGCTCGGGCGCGCTGCCCGGTGACCCCGCCGACACCGTCGGCGGGGCCGCCACCGCGCGCGCCCTCTGCCTGCTCGCCCCCAACCCGTCCCCGATGACGCTGGACGGCACCAACACCTGGTTGCTCTGCGAGCCCGGGTCGGAGCTGGCCGTGGTGGTCGACCCCGGGCCGCTGGACGAGGGCCACCTGCGCACGGTGATCGACGCGGCCGAACGCCAGGGCCGCCGGATCGCGCTCACCCTGCTGACCCACGGTCACCATGACCACGCCGCCGGCGCGGCCCGGTTCGCCGAGCTGACCGGCACTCAGGTCCGGGCGCTGGATCCGGCGCACCGCCTGGGCGACGAGGGGCTGCACGGTGGTCAGGTGATCGAGGTCGGCGGCTTGGAGCTGCGGGTGGTGGCCACCCCCGGCCACACCGCCGACTCGCTGACCTTCCACCTCCCGGCGGACGGCGCGATCCTCACCGGCGACACCGTGCTCGGCCGGGGCACCACCATGGTCGCCCACCCCGACGGGGTGCTCGGCGACTACCTCGACTCGCTGCGCCGGCTGCGCGGCCTCGCCGCAGAACACGGCGTGCACACGGTGCTGCCGGGACACGGACCGGTGCTGGCCGACGCGCTCGGCACCGTGGAGTACTACCTGGCCCACCGGGCGGCCCGGCTCGCCCAGGTCGAGACGGCGGTGGAAGCCGGCTACCGAACCGCCGAACAGGTGGTGGCCCGGGTCTACGCCGACGTGGACAAGGCGCTCTGGCCGGCCGCCGAGCTGTCGGTGCGGGCGCAGTTGCGGTACCTGGAGGACCACGGACTCATCTGA
- a CDS encoding DUF4177 domain-containing protein encodes MTKWEYVTVPLLVHATKQILDTWGEDGWELVQVVPGPNNPEQLVAYLKREKN; translated from the coding sequence ATGACCAAGTGGGAATACGTAACGGTGCCGCTGCTCGTGCACGCGACCAAGCAGATCCTGGACACCTGGGGCGAGGACGGCTGGGAGCTGGTCCAGGTGGTGCCCGGGCCGAACAACCCGGAGCAGCTGGTGGCCTACCTCAAGCGGGAGAAGAACTGA
- a CDS encoding WhiB family transcriptional regulator, translating into MGWVDDWSAQAACRTTDPDELFVQGAAQNRAKAVCSGCPVRTECLADALDNRVEFGVWGGMTERERRALLRRRPTVISWRRLLETARTEYEESLATGVILSDYAQAG; encoded by the coding sequence ATGGGCTGGGTAGATGACTGGAGTGCGCAGGCTGCCTGCCGCACGACTGATCCGGACGAACTGTTCGTCCAGGGGGCGGCGCAGAACCGGGCAAAGGCGGTGTGCAGCGGGTGTCCCGTACGCACCGAATGCCTGGCTGACGCGCTGGACAACCGCGTGGAATTCGGGGTCTGGGGCGGGATGACCGAGCGGGAGCGCAGGGCGCTGCTGCGCCGCCGCCCGACGGTGATCTCCTGGCGTCGGCTGCTGGAGACCGCTCGGACGGAGTACGAGGAGTCGCTCGCCACCGGCGTGATCCTTTCGGACTACGCGCAGGCGGGCTGA
- a CDS encoding ArsA family ATPase, whose protein sequence is MSQRDEQPGTEPAGLDVDRLIDDPATRIIVCCGSGGVGKTTTAAAIGLRAAERGRRTVVLTIDPARRLAQSMGLTELDNTPRPVKGAAGPDGPGELHAMMLDMKRTFDEVVLAHADPERARAILENPFYQSLSAGFAGTQEYMAMEKLGQLRATGSWDLIVVDTPPSRSALDFLDAPSRLGSFLDGKIIRVLMTPAKVGGRSAMKFLNVGMGLLTGTLGRIFGAQLLTDLQTFVAAMDSMFGGFRERAESTYQLLKAEGTAFLVVAAPERDALREAAYFVDRLAADEMPLAGLVLNRVHWTGAPQLTAERAQAAAQLLEENGTEHEPRQAEAEALAAGLLRLHAERVEVMGRERRTRDRFVSVYPDVPMVEVPALAGDVHDLDGLRLIGRQLADGHGEAD, encoded by the coding sequence ATGAGCCAGCGAGATGAGCAGCCCGGCACCGAGCCCGCAGGGCTGGACGTCGACCGGCTGATCGACGACCCGGCCACCCGGATCATCGTCTGCTGCGGCTCGGGCGGGGTCGGCAAGACCACCACCGCCGCCGCGATCGGCCTGCGGGCGGCCGAGCGCGGGCGCCGCACCGTGGTGCTGACCATCGACCCGGCCCGCCGGCTGGCCCAGTCGATGGGCCTGACCGAGCTGGACAACACCCCCCGCCCGGTCAAGGGGGCGGCCGGTCCGGACGGCCCGGGCGAACTGCACGCCATGATGCTGGACATGAAGCGGACCTTCGACGAGGTCGTGCTGGCCCATGCGGACCCCGAGCGGGCCCGGGCGATCCTGGAGAACCCCTTCTACCAGTCGCTCTCGGCCGGGTTCGCCGGCACCCAGGAGTACATGGCGATGGAGAAGCTCGGCCAGCTGCGCGCCACCGGCAGCTGGGACCTGATCGTGGTCGACACCCCGCCCTCGCGCTCGGCGCTGGACTTCCTGGACGCGCCCAGTCGGCTGGGCTCCTTCCTGGACGGGAAGATCATCCGGGTGCTGATGACCCCGGCCAAGGTCGGCGGGCGCAGCGCGATGAAGTTCCTCAACGTCGGGATGGGCCTGCTCACCGGCACGCTGGGCCGGATCTTCGGCGCCCAGCTCCTCACCGACCTGCAGACCTTCGTGGCCGCGATGGACTCGATGTTCGGCGGCTTCCGGGAGCGGGCCGAGAGCACCTACCAACTGCTCAAGGCGGAGGGCACGGCCTTCCTGGTGGTCGCCGCGCCGGAGCGGGACGCGCTGCGCGAGGCCGCGTACTTCGTGGACCGGCTGGCCGCCGACGAGATGCCGCTGGCCGGCCTGGTGCTGAACCGGGTGCACTGGACCGGGGCACCGCAGCTCACCGCCGAGCGGGCCCAGGCCGCGGCCCAGTTGCTGGAGGAGAACGGCACGGAGCACGAGCCACGGCAGGCCGAGGCGGAGGCGCTGGCTGCCGGGCTGCTGAGGCTGCACGCCGAGCGGGTGGAGGTGATGGGCCGCGAGCGGCGCACCAGGGACCGGTTCGTCTCGGTCTATCCCGATGTGCCGATGGTCGAAGTGCCCGCTTTGGCCGGAGATGTACACGATCTGGACGGGCTGCGACTGATCGGCCGTCAGCTCGCCGACGGACATGGCGAGGCGGACTGA
- a CDS encoding site-specific integrase, with protein MTTRRSRGDGGLHWDEKRQRWIATASLGFDPSVKRTVKRGSGKTKTEAKNKLKEILRDHEDGLAIAPTGYTVENAVNDWLTYGLAGRDAGTLETLTILSRSHVIPSLGARKLRDLSAEDVDRWLAVKAKTLSTRTLQGLHSCLNRAVKRAMARDKVKRNVVELCSVPAGQPGRPSKALTFAQAEAVLKAAEKTSMYAYILVSLLTGARTEELRPLTWDHVFLKGQPDTNPPIPPHMAVWRSVRAGGDTKTRKSRRTLALPARCVEALWDHWVDQGWDRLAAGDKWEENNLVFHSAVGTELDPSHVRRAFRTAIAKAEGVDAAEWTPRELRHSFVSLLSDKGVPLEEISRLVGHSSTAVTEEVYRKQIRPVIQTGAVVMDDLFGTDPEA; from the coding sequence ATGACCACACGACGCAGTAGGGGAGACGGCGGACTCCACTGGGACGAGAAGCGGCAACGCTGGATCGCGACCGCCAGCCTGGGCTTCGATCCGAGCGTCAAGCGCACCGTCAAGCGCGGCAGCGGCAAGACCAAGACCGAGGCCAAGAACAAGCTGAAGGAGATCCTTCGGGATCACGAGGACGGGTTGGCCATCGCCCCCACCGGCTACACCGTGGAGAACGCGGTGAATGACTGGCTGACCTACGGCCTGGCAGGCCGGGACGCGGGCACCCTGGAAACGCTGACCATCCTCAGTCGAAGCCATGTGATCCCGTCGCTCGGCGCCCGCAAACTCCGGGACCTCAGCGCGGAGGATGTGGACCGGTGGCTAGCGGTGAAAGCCAAGACGCTGAGCACCCGCACCCTGCAGGGTCTCCACTCCTGTCTGAACCGAGCCGTGAAGCGAGCCATGGCCCGGGACAAGGTGAAGCGCAACGTCGTGGAGCTGTGCTCGGTCCCCGCCGGCCAGCCCGGCCGTCCGTCGAAGGCGCTGACGTTCGCTCAGGCCGAAGCCGTGCTCAAGGCGGCCGAGAAGACCTCGATGTACGCCTACATCCTGGTCTCCCTGCTCACAGGTGCCCGGACCGAGGAGCTGCGTCCCCTGACCTGGGATCACGTCTTCCTCAAGGGCCAGCCGGACACCAACCCGCCGATCCCACCCCACATGGCTGTATGGCGGTCGGTGCGTGCCGGCGGCGACACCAAGACCCGGAAGTCCCGCCGAACACTGGCGCTCCCGGCCCGCTGTGTGGAAGCCCTGTGGGACCACTGGGTGGATCAGGGCTGGGACCGGCTCGCCGCCGGCGACAAGTGGGAGGAGAACAACCTCGTCTTCCACTCCGCCGTCGGCACCGAGCTGGACCCCTCCCACGTCCGCCGGGCCTTCCGGACGGCGATCGCCAAGGCCGAAGGCGTGGACGCTGCCGAGTGGACGCCCCGTGAGCTGCGCCATAGCTTCGTGTCGCTGCTCTCCGACAAGGGCGTCCCGCTGGAGGAGATCTCACGCCTCGTCGGGCACTCCAGCACGGCGGTCACCGAGGAGGTCTACCGGAAGCAGATCCGGCCCGTGATCCAGACCGGCGCGGTGGTCATGGATGACCTGTTCGGGACGGATCCTGAGGCTTAG
- a CDS encoding ArsA-related P-loop ATPase, with translation MDWEGVRLHVVSGKGGTGKTTLAAALALALAAEGRRTLLIEVEGRQGLAELFGIAALPYEERKVATVSPAKLGLPGGAKSGGTGGGTGEVFALAIDTEQALLEYLDMFYKLGRAGKALQKVGFVDFATTVAPGVRDVLLTGKACEAARRKGPDGRRVYDAVVMDAPPTGRLTRFLNVNSEVAGLARFGPIHSQAQAVMGVLKSPETAVHLVTLLEEMPVQETVDGFAELRAAGLPTGGVLVNMVRPPVLDAAAVAAVHGDHREEVAHALVEAGLGGRSRSAATRRAAVEPLLDPLLAQAREHAERVALEREQRTDLAGLKLPGYELPLLSGGVDLGGLYRLAAELKRQGAA, from the coding sequence GTGGACTGGGAGGGCGTGCGGCTGCATGTGGTGAGCGGCAAGGGCGGCACCGGCAAGACCACACTGGCGGCGGCACTGGCGCTGGCGCTGGCGGCCGAGGGCCGGCGCACCCTGCTGATCGAGGTGGAGGGCCGTCAGGGTCTCGCCGAGCTGTTCGGGATCGCCGCGCTGCCCTACGAGGAGCGCAAGGTGGCCACCGTCTCGCCCGCCAAGCTGGGGCTGCCCGGTGGCGCCAAGAGCGGCGGGACCGGCGGCGGGACCGGCGAGGTCTTCGCGCTCGCCATCGACACCGAGCAGGCACTGCTCGAGTACCTCGACATGTTCTACAAGCTCGGTCGGGCCGGGAAGGCGCTGCAGAAGGTCGGCTTCGTCGACTTCGCCACCACCGTCGCCCCCGGCGTGCGCGATGTGCTGCTGACCGGCAAGGCCTGCGAGGCGGCCCGCCGCAAGGGTCCGGACGGGCGCCGGGTGTACGACGCGGTGGTGATGGACGCGCCGCCGACCGGTCGGCTCACCAGGTTCCTCAACGTGAACTCCGAGGTGGCGGGCCTGGCCAGGTTCGGCCCGATACACAGTCAGGCCCAGGCGGTGATGGGGGTGCTGAAGTCCCCGGAGACCGCGGTGCACCTGGTCACCCTGCTGGAGGAGATGCCGGTGCAGGAGACCGTGGACGGCTTCGCCGAGCTGCGCGCGGCCGGACTGCCCACCGGCGGGGTACTGGTCAACATGGTGCGCCCGCCGGTGCTGGACGCGGCGGCCGTGGCCGCGGTGCACGGCGACCACCGCGAGGAGGTGGCGCACGCCCTGGTGGAGGCCGGACTCGGCGGGCGCTCGCGCAGTGCGGCGACCCGGCGGGCGGCGGTGGAGCCGCTGCTCGATCCGCTGCTGGCGCAGGCCCGCGAGCACGCCGAACGGGTCGCGCTGGAGCGTGAGCAGCGGACCGACCTGGCCGGGCTGAAGCTGCCCGGCTACGAGCTTCCGCTGCTCAGCGGGGGCGTTGACCTCGGCGGCCTGTACCGGCTGGCTGCCGAACTGAAGCGACAGGGGGCGGCATGA
- a CDS encoding GatB/YqeY domain-containing protein, with translation MTTLKERLREDLTAAIKARDELRSSTLRLTLAAVSAAEVAGKAKRELSNDEMQQVVQGEAKKRRDAADAFAKAGRAEQAERELAEGGVLAEYLPQQLSDEELAAIVAAAVTESGASGPQGMGAVMKLVRPKVEGVAEGGRVAAAVKAALAK, from the coding sequence ATGACAACGCTCAAGGAGCGGCTGCGGGAGGACCTGACGGCCGCGATCAAGGCCCGGGACGAGCTGCGCTCGTCCACGCTTCGACTGACGCTGGCCGCCGTGTCCGCGGCCGAGGTGGCCGGTAAGGCGAAGCGGGAGCTCTCCAACGACGAGATGCAGCAGGTGGTGCAGGGCGAGGCGAAGAAGCGGCGGGACGCCGCGGACGCCTTCGCCAAGGCCGGTCGCGCCGAGCAGGCCGAGCGGGAGCTGGCCGAGGGCGGGGTGCTGGCCGAGTACCTGCCTCAGCAGCTCAGCGACGAGGAGCTGGCGGCGATCGTCGCCGCCGCGGTCACCGAGAGCGGGGCGAGCGGGCCGCAGGGGATGGGCGCCGTGATGAAGCTGGTCCGGCCGAAGGTCGAGGGCGTGGCCGAGGGCGGCCGGGTCGCCGCCGCGGTGAAGGCCGCACTCGCGAAGTAG
- a CDS encoding metallophosphoesterase gives MRKLYSVPLAIAATGAAGLAYSAGYEVRSFRLRRVEVPVLPRGAKPLRVLQVSDIHMVTGQRKKQRWLRSLAGLRPDLVVNTGDNLSDPLGVPATLDALGPLMEFPGVYVFGSNDYYGPARKSPTRYLKALSSGNHGLNNADGSGRSGITGAVHNPWEKLRDGFDAAGWLDLTNARGRLALAGLDIEFTGVDDPHIRRDRYAAVAGGPSADSDLSIGVVHAPYLRSLDAFTADGYPLVLAGHTHGGQLCIPFYGALVTNCDLDAKRVKGLSTHRAGGKQSYLHVSAGCGTNRYTPVRFACPPEATLLTLTPQPR, from the coding sequence ATGCGAAAGCTGTACTCCGTCCCGCTCGCCATCGCCGCCACCGGCGCCGCCGGTCTCGCCTACTCCGCCGGATACGAGGTCCGCTCGTTCCGGCTTCGCCGGGTGGAGGTCCCGGTACTGCCGCGCGGGGCCAAGCCACTGCGGGTCCTGCAGGTCTCGGACATCCACATGGTGACCGGGCAGCGCAAGAAGCAGCGGTGGCTGCGGAGTCTGGCCGGGCTGCGGCCCGACCTGGTGGTCAACACCGGCGACAACCTCTCCGACCCGCTCGGCGTGCCCGCCACGCTGGACGCGCTCGGGCCGCTGATGGAGTTCCCCGGCGTGTACGTCTTCGGATCGAACGACTACTACGGCCCCGCGCGGAAGAGCCCGACCCGCTACCTCAAGGCCCTGAGCAGCGGAAACCACGGCCTCAACAACGCCGACGGCAGCGGTAGGTCCGGCATCACCGGCGCCGTCCACAACCCGTGGGAGAAGCTGCGCGACGGCTTCGACGCAGCCGGCTGGCTGGACCTGACCAACGCCCGCGGCCGCCTCGCCCTGGCCGGCTTGGACATCGAGTTCACCGGCGTGGACGACCCGCACATCCGCCGGGACCGCTACGCCGCGGTGGCCGGCGGCCCGTCCGCCGACTCCGACCTGTCGATCGGCGTGGTGCACGCCCCCTACCTGCGCAGCCTGGACGCCTTCACCGCCGACGGCTATCCGCTGGTCCTGGCCGGCCACACGCACGGCGGCCAGCTCTGCATCCCCTTCTACGGCGCCCTGGTCACCAACTGCGACCTCGACGCCAAGCGGGTCAAGGGCCTCTCCACCCACCGGGCCGGCGGCAAGCAGTCCTACCTGCACGTCTCGGCCGGCTGCGGCACCAACCGCTACACCCCCGTCCGCTTCGCCTGCCCGCCGGAAGCCACCCTGCTGACCCTGACCCCGCAGCCCCGATAA